A DNA window from Trichomycterus rosablanca isolate fTriRos1 chromosome 11, fTriRos1.hap1, whole genome shotgun sequence contains the following coding sequences:
- the uri1 gene encoding unconventional prefoldin RPB5 interactor 1 — MAGEVGTGNNLPEGIERLKEEHREVVKDCKSQIAHWKKVENDYNSLQERLTTLPDKLSYDIMVPFSSLAFMPGKLIHTNELTVLLGDNWFAKCSSKQAHKLVEHRKIYVKNKLDDLHKTMKNFQDRAGFTENLERMTGDTGDFIDIREEVGKEKVVNKGKHRMAHMPNSKPKEEYVVQLEEETRQNGESFKEKLSEEELWARLDELDRLEEEQDERDRLDSTDTNGEDTTSSSSSSSEEEKEADSAESFKVNGHEDHAPASHTDQVNGIIPHLNEDEQDEDIAEMEESNGLPTIYFNHTVEPKKVRINTGKNMTLKFSEKKEQKEQAKRKKKNGKSNGHNLHEHHKITTPSDIYRVFVDVVNGEPVPRKSILKSRSRENSVCSDTSESSTADFEERRAFVNRSLSHDDATHSDGITEEDSSANISLYPNGRFEAFSGTVIEKDPLPSVIPHLTIAAPALPTIPERKQEELGLEPTQELPKRVSKFKAARQQQK; from the exons ATGGCCGGAGAAGTGGGAACTGGGAACAATCTGCCGGAGGGCATAGAGAGATTAaaagaggaacacagagag GTGGTGAAAGACTGCAAAAGTCAGATAGCACACTG GAAAAAGGTGGAGAATGATTATAACAGTCTGCAGGAGCGCCTCACCACCTTGCCCGATAAGCTTTCTTATGATATAATG GTACCATTCAGCTCTTTGGCTTTCATGCCTGGGAAGCTGATTCACACCAATGAGCTGACAGTTCTTCTGGGTGATAACTGGTTTGCAAAGTGCTCGTCTAAGCAGGCCCACAAACTGGTAGAACACAGAAAGATAT ATGTCAAGAATAAACTTGATGATTTGCacaaaacaatgaaaaactTTCAGGACAGAGCTGGATTTACTGAAAATCTTGAACGGATGACTGGT GACACAGGGGATTTTATTGACATCAGAGAAGAAGTTGGAAAAGAGAAAGTAGTTAACAAAG GTAAGCATCGGATGGCCCATATGCCCAACTCTAAGCCTAAGGAGGAATATGTGGTGCAGCTAGAGGAAGAAACAAGACAAAATGGTGAAAGCTTTAAAGAAAAACTGTCTGAGGAGGAGCTGTGGGCTCGACTTGATGAGCTGGATCGGTTGGAGGAGGAGCAGGATGAAAGAGACAG gcTAGACAGCACTGATACTAACGGAGAGGACACgacttcctcctcctcctcatcatcagaGGAAGAGAAGGAGGCAGATTCAGCCGAGTCATTCAAGGTTAATGGTCACGAGGACCATGCTCCTGCCTCTCACACAGACCAGGTCAATGGCATCATACCACACCTTAATGAGGATGAGCAAGATGAAGACATAGCTGAAATGGAAGAAAGCAATGGTCTGCCAACTATTTACTTCAATCACACAGTGGAGCCTAAAAAG GTGCGAATAAACACAGGAAAGAACATGACTCTGAAGTTTAGTGAGAAAAAAGAGCAGAAAGAACAAGCCAAGCGGAAGAAGAAGAATGGCAAAAGCAATGGCCACAACCTTCATGAACATCATAAAATCACAACTCCATCTGATATCTACAG GGTATTTGTGGACGTGGTGAATGGTGAGCCAGTCCCGAGAAAATCGATTTTAAAATCACGCAGCCGGGAGAACAGTGTGTGCAGTGATACCAGTGAGAGCAGCACAGCTGATTTTGAGGAGCGTCGCGCTTTTGTTAACCGTTCACTCAGCCATGATGATGCCACTCACAGTGACGGCATAACCGAAGAGGACAGTTCAGCTAACATAAGCCTTTACCCTAATGGCCGATTTGAG GCATTTTCAGGCACAGTGATTGAGAAGGATCCACTGCCCTCAGTGATACCTCACCTGACCATCGCAGCTCCTGCTCTACCAACAATACCTGAAAGAAAGCAAGAAGAGCTGGGCTTAGAACCAACCCAGGAGCTGCCAAAGAGGGTGTCAAAGTTTAAAGCTGCCCGGCAGCAACAGAAGTGA